The Achromobacter deleyi genome has a window encoding:
- the rpsS gene encoding 30S ribosomal protein S19: protein MSRSIKKGPFVDAHLIKKVDTAVAGKDKKPIKTWSRRSTILPEFIGLTIAVHNGKQHVPVYINENMVGHKLGEFALTRTFKGHAADKKAKR, encoded by the coding sequence ATGTCACGTTCGATCAAGAAAGGCCCGTTTGTCGATGCTCACCTGATCAAAAAGGTGGACACGGCCGTCGCGGGCAAAGACAAGAAGCCGATCAAGACCTGGTCGCGTCGTTCCACGATCCTGCCCGAGTTCATCGGTCTGACGATCGCTGTGCACAACGGCAAGCAGCATGTTCCCGTGTACATCAACGAGAACATGGTCGGTCACAAGCTGGGCGAGTTCGCGCTGACCCGTACGTTCAAGGGTCACGCCGCGGACAAGAAGGCGAAGAGGTAA
- the rplV gene encoding 50S ribosomal protein L22, with protein METTAIIRGVHISAQKTRLVADLIRGQKVGRALEILTFSPKKAAVILKKAVESAIANAEHNDGADIDELKVTTIFVDKAQSMKRFSARAKGRGNRIEKQTCHITVKVGA; from the coding sequence ATGGAAACTACTGCCATTATCCGTGGGGTTCACATCTCCGCACAGAAGACCCGTTTGGTTGCGGACCTGATCCGCGGTCAGAAGGTCGGCCGTGCGCTGGAGATCCTCACCTTCTCGCCGAAGAAGGCTGCCGTCATCCTGAAGAAGGCTGTCGAGTCCGCCATCGCCAACGCCGAGCACAACGACGGCGCCGATATCGACGAACTGAAAGTCACCACGATTTTTGTGGACAAGGCTCAGTCGATGAAGCGCTTCTCCGCTCGCGCCAAGGGCCGCGGCAACCGTATCGAGAAGCAGACCTGCCACATCACGGTCAAGGTCGGAGCTTAA
- the rpsC gene encoding 30S ribosomal protein S3, protein MGQKIHPTGFRLAVTRNWSSRWFADDKAFGTMLAEDIRVREYLKKKLKSASVGRVIIERPAKNARITVYSARPGVVIGKRGEDIESLKADLQRLMGVPVHVNIEEIRKPETDAQLIADSISQQLEKRIMFRRAMKRAMQNAMRLGAQGIKIMSSGRLNGIEIARTEWYREGRVPLHTLKANIDYGTSEAHTTYGVIGIKVWVYKGDMLANGELPPETAAPREEERRPRRAPRGDRPDGARTGRPGGRGRGGPRKADAAPAPEGE, encoded by the coding sequence ATGGGTCAGAAAATTCACCCCACTGGGTTCCGTCTCGCGGTCACCCGTAATTGGTCCTCGCGTTGGTTCGCCGACGACAAGGCCTTCGGCACGATGTTGGCCGAAGACATTCGCGTTCGCGAGTACCTGAAGAAGAAGCTCAAGAGCGCCTCCGTCGGTCGCGTGATCATCGAGCGTCCCGCCAAGAATGCCCGCATCACCGTCTACTCGGCTCGTCCGGGCGTGGTGATCGGCAAGCGCGGCGAAGACATCGAAAGCCTGAAGGCTGATCTGCAGCGTCTGATGGGCGTGCCCGTGCACGTCAACATCGAAGAAATCCGCAAGCCGGAAACCGATGCTCAACTGATCGCCGACTCGATCTCGCAACAGCTCGAGAAGCGCATCATGTTCCGTCGCGCAATGAAGCGCGCGATGCAAAACGCGATGCGTCTGGGTGCCCAAGGCATCAAGATCATGAGCTCGGGCCGTCTGAACGGTATCGAAATTGCTCGCACCGAGTGGTATCGCGAAGGCCGTGTGCCGCTGCACACCCTCAAGGCCAACATTGACTACGGCACCTCCGAAGCCCACACGACGTATGGCGTGATCGGCATCAAGGTCTGGGTCTACAAGGGCGACATGCTGGCCAACGGCGAATTGCCGCCGGAAACCGCAGCCCCGCGCGAAGAAGAACGTCGTCCGCGCCGCGCTCCGCGTGGTGATCGTCCGGACGGTGCTCGCACCGGTCGTCCGGGTGGTCGTGGCCGTGGTGGTCCCCGCAAGGCGGACGCTGCTCCGGCGCCTGAAGGAGAATAA
- the rplP gene encoding 50S ribosomal protein L16: MLQPSRRKYRKEQKGRNTGLATRGTHVSFGEFGLKATGRGRLTARQIEAARRAINRHIKRGGRIWIRIFPDKPISQKPAEVRMGNGKGNPEYWVAEIQPGKVLYEMEGVSEEIAREAFRLAAAKLPISTTFVARHIGA, from the coding sequence ATGCTGCAACCCTCTCGCAGAAAGTATCGCAAAGAGCAGAAGGGCCGCAACACCGGTCTGGCGACCCGTGGTACCCACGTGTCGTTCGGCGAATTCGGTCTGAAGGCCACCGGCCGTGGCCGTCTGACCGCTCGCCAGATCGAAGCCGCTCGTCGTGCCATCAATCGTCACATCAAGCGTGGCGGCCGCATCTGGATTCGTATTTTCCCGGATAAGCCCATCTCGCAGAAGCCCGCCGAAGTCCGGATGGGTAACGGTAAGGGCAACCCGGAGTACTGGGTCGCTGAAATTCAGCCCGGCAAGGTGCTCTACGAAATGGAAGGCGTCAGCGAGGAAATCGCTCGTGAAGCCTTCCGCCTGGCCGCTGCCAAGCTGCCGATTTCGACCACGTTCGTCGCGCGTCATATCGGTGCTTAA
- the rpmC gene encoding 50S ribosomal protein L29: MKASELRSKDAAELGKELESLLKAQFGLRMQKATQQLANTSQLRNVRRDIARVRTLLTEKAGK; the protein is encoded by the coding sequence ATGAAAGCTAGCGAACTCCGTTCGAAAGACGCCGCCGAGCTCGGCAAAGAGCTCGAAAGCCTGCTGAAGGCACAATTCGGTCTGCGTATGCAGAAAGCCACGCAGCAACTGGCCAACACCAGCCAGTTGCGCAACGTGCGTCGCGACATTGCGCGCGTTCGCACCTTGCTGACCGAGAAGGCAGGGAAATAA
- the rpsQ gene encoding 30S ribosomal protein S17, whose amino-acid sequence MSETQNTQVAKRQRTLVGKVVSNKMDKTVVVLVERRVKHPIFGKIIMRSAKYKAHDESNQYNEGDTVEIAEGRPISRSKSWRVVRLVEAARII is encoded by the coding sequence ATGAGCGAAACTCAAAACACCCAAGTGGCCAAGCGCCAGCGTACGCTGGTTGGCAAGGTCGTCAGCAACAAGATGGACAAGACTGTCGTGGTTCTGGTTGAACGCCGCGTCAAGCACCCCATCTTCGGCAAGATCATCATGCGTTCCGCGAAGTACAAGGCGCACGATGAATCGAACCAGTACAACGAAGGCGATACGGTTGAAATCGCTGAAGGCCGTCCCATCTCGCGCTCGAAGTCGTGGCGTGTGGTGCGTCTGGTTGAAGCCGCACGTATCATCTAA
- a CDS encoding branched-chain amino acid ABC transporter permease — MPLRLLSGDPPRSTMLALLLIVIVAALAAAPFLFPGPKSLAVAAKILVFVILVASYDLLLGYTGIVSFAHTMFFGIGAYGVAIASVRMEPGWTAVFTGVAGGLAVSLAFALLIGLASLRVRAIFYAMITLAVAAAFQTLVSQLSDMTGGEDGLNFKVPQMLRPAFRPLSEPVFGINIDGRIITYYLIAAVCLVLFLILLRIVNSPFGRVLQAIRENPFRAEAIGYRTVLYRSLSNLLAAAFATLAGAMYALWLRYNGPDTSLSFEIMLNILLMVVIGGMGTMYGAVVGASLFVFAQSYLQDGLHAVHGVVASVAPLALLFEPDRWLLWLGILFVLSVYYFPTGIAGRLREFARRA, encoded by the coding sequence ATGCCGCTACGCCTGCTTTCCGGCGACCCTCCGCGCAGCACGATGCTGGCGCTGCTGCTCATCGTGATCGTGGCCGCGCTGGCCGCGGCGCCGTTTCTGTTCCCAGGTCCGAAGTCGCTCGCCGTCGCCGCGAAGATCCTGGTGTTCGTTATTCTTGTCGCCAGCTATGACCTGCTGCTGGGCTACACGGGCATCGTCAGCTTCGCGCACACTATGTTCTTCGGAATCGGCGCGTATGGCGTGGCGATCGCCAGCGTGCGGATGGAACCGGGCTGGACCGCGGTGTTCACGGGGGTGGCTGGCGGACTGGCGGTTTCGCTGGCCTTTGCCCTGCTGATCGGCCTGGCCAGCCTGCGCGTGCGCGCCATCTTCTACGCCATGATCACACTCGCGGTGGCCGCCGCTTTCCAGACGCTGGTGTCGCAGCTGTCGGACATGACTGGCGGCGAGGACGGCCTGAACTTCAAGGTGCCGCAAATGCTGCGGCCCGCGTTTCGGCCGTTGTCGGAGCCGGTGTTCGGCATCAACATCGACGGCCGCATCATCACCTACTATCTGATCGCCGCGGTTTGTCTGGTGTTGTTCCTGATCCTGCTGCGTATCGTGAACTCTCCGTTCGGCCGGGTGCTGCAGGCCATACGGGAGAACCCCTTCCGCGCCGAAGCCATCGGGTATCGCACGGTGCTCTACCGCAGCCTGTCGAACCTGCTGGCGGCGGCCTTCGCCACGCTGGCGGGCGCGATGTACGCGCTATGGCTCCGCTATAACGGCCCGGACACGTCGCTTTCGTTCGAGATCATGCTCAACATCCTGCTGATGGTCGTCATCGGCGGCATGGGGACGATGTATGGCGCCGTCGTGGGAGCCAGCCTGTTCGTGTTCGCACAAAGCTATCTCCAGGATGGGCTGCATGCGGTTCACGGGGTCGTGGCAAGCGTGGCGCCCTTGGCGCTGCTGTTCGAACCAGACCGCTGGCTCTTGTGGCTGGGCATTCTGTTCGTGCTGTCGGTGTATTACTTCCCCACAGGCATCGCGGGACGGCTGCGGGAGTTCGCAAGACGCGCATAG
- a CDS encoding branched-chain amino acid ABC transporter permease, producing MSTLDIEAPLPRASADLRPILLVLALAAIALPLVGSLSTWVTLTFAGLAMGMIIFIVASGMTLVFGLMDVLNFGHGLFIAIGAYMAATILGSMADWTQSASFWTNLVAVLPAMIVGMLVAGAVGLAFERVIVRPVYGQHLKQILITMGGMIIGEEIIKMMWGPQTISLPLPEALRGAFLLGDAAIEKFRIVALVVGLLVLAGMLWVLNRTKLGLLIRAGVEDREMVESLGYRIRHLFVGVFVAGSMLAGLGGVLWGMYQQSVVPQLGAQVNVLIFIVIMIGGLGSTVGCLIGALLVGLMANYTGFLLPKAALFSNIALMVAILLWRPQGVYPVTNR from the coding sequence ATGAGTACGCTCGACATCGAAGCCCCGCTGCCGCGCGCAAGCGCGGACCTTCGCCCCATCCTGCTGGTATTGGCATTGGCGGCTATCGCGCTGCCGCTGGTCGGCTCGCTTTCCACCTGGGTCACACTGACTTTCGCCGGCCTCGCCATGGGCATGATCATCTTTATCGTGGCCTCGGGCATGACGCTCGTCTTCGGCCTGATGGACGTGCTGAACTTCGGGCACGGCCTCTTCATCGCCATCGGCGCCTACATGGCGGCGACCATTCTGGGCTCCATGGCCGACTGGACGCAGTCCGCCAGCTTCTGGACGAACCTGGTCGCGGTGCTGCCCGCCATGATCGTCGGCATGCTGGTGGCGGGCGCGGTGGGCCTGGCGTTCGAACGCGTGATCGTGCGTCCGGTCTACGGCCAGCATCTCAAGCAGATCCTCATCACCATGGGCGGCATGATCATCGGTGAAGAGATCATCAAGATGATGTGGGGACCACAAACCATTTCCCTGCCGCTACCCGAGGCGCTGCGCGGTGCCTTCCTGCTGGGCGACGCAGCCATCGAGAAATTCCGCATCGTGGCGCTGGTGGTGGGCCTGCTGGTGCTGGCCGGCATGCTGTGGGTGCTTAATCGCACCAAGCTGGGCCTGTTGATCCGTGCCGGTGTGGAAGATCGGGAAATGGTCGAAAGCCTGGGCTATCGCATCCGTCATCTGTTCGTCGGCGTGTTTGTCGCGGGTTCGATGCTGGCGGGGTTGGGCGGCGTGCTGTGGGGCATGTACCAGCAGTCCGTCGTGCCGCAGCTGGGCGCGCAGGTGAACGTGCTGATCTTCATCGTCATCATGATCGGCGGCCTGGGCTCCACCGTGGGTTGCCTCATCGGCGCGCTGCTGGTGGGCCTGATGGCCAACTACACCGGCTTCCTGCTGCCCAAGGCCGCCCTGTTCTCGAACATCGCGCTGATGGTCGCCATTCTGCTGTGGCGCCCGCAAGGCGTATATCCCGTCACCAATCGCTAG
- a CDS encoding ABC transporter ATP-binding protein: MTPSPLLQMKDVHTHIGAYHILHGVNLSVPPSAVTMLLGRNGAGKTTTLRTIMGLWRASQGAVSFDGAAIGGPGTRKSPPDMARMGMAYVPENMGIFADLSVKENILLAARHAKNASQLDTARLEWIFGFFPALKKFWLHPAGKLSGGQKQMLAMARAIIEPRRLLLVDEPSKGLAPAIIQNMIDAFIELKQASTTILLVEQNFNFARQVGDHVAVMDNGRVVHAGGMEELAADDALQTRLLGLSLGSHQ; this comes from the coding sequence ATGACGCCGAGTCCACTCCTGCAAATGAAGGACGTGCATACGCATATAGGCGCGTATCACATCCTGCACGGCGTCAATTTGTCGGTGCCACCGTCGGCCGTGACCATGCTGCTGGGCCGGAATGGCGCCGGCAAGACGACCACGCTGCGCACGATCATGGGCTTGTGGCGCGCATCGCAAGGCGCGGTGAGCTTCGACGGCGCGGCCATCGGCGGGCCGGGCACGCGCAAGTCGCCTCCCGACATGGCGCGCATGGGCATGGCCTACGTGCCAGAGAACATGGGCATCTTCGCGGACCTGTCGGTGAAGGAGAACATCCTGCTGGCGGCGCGCCATGCAAAGAACGCCAGCCAGCTGGACACGGCGCGGCTGGAATGGATCTTCGGCTTCTTTCCCGCGCTGAAAAAATTCTGGCTGCATCCCGCCGGCAAGCTGTCGGGTGGTCAGAAGCAGATGCTGGCAATGGCGCGCGCCATCATCGAGCCGCGCCGCCTGCTGCTGGTGGACGAGCCCAGCAAGGGCCTGGCGCCAGCCATCATCCAGAACATGATCGACGCCTTCATCGAGCTCAAGCAGGCATCCACCACCATCCTGCTGGTCGAGCAGAATTTCAACTTCGCCCGCCAGGTCGGCGATCACGTCGCGGTCATGGATAACGGGCGGGTCGTCCATGCCGGTGGCATGGAAGAGCTGGCGGCGGACGACGCGCTGCAGACGCGCCTGCTGGGCCTGTCACTGGGAAGCCATCAATGA